A window of Cryptomeria japonica chromosome 3, Sugi_1.0, whole genome shotgun sequence contains these coding sequences:
- the LOC131873947 gene encoding protein NRT1/ PTR FAMILY 4.6-like yields MAESLLQLLFSGWVLLTVQAHFPSLKPPACDMGSAYKAGICKQVEGGQTIILYTGLYVMALGVGGIKGSLPIHGVEQFNENDGKERKLISNFFNWFLYSISIALVLAFFLSYTLYAKLTRCLRSNNSLFA; encoded by the exons ATGGCAGAATCCTTGCTGCAGCTTTTGTTCTCT GGTTGGGTGTTATTAACAGTACAAGCACATTTTCCTTCACTAAAGCCTCCGGCATGTGACATGGGAAGTGCATACAAAGCTGGGATTTGCAAGCAGGTGGAAGGTGGACAAACTATAATACTCTACACTGGTCTGTATGTCATGGCTCTTGGTGTTGGAGGCATTAAGGGCTCTTTGCCTATTCATGGGGTAGAACAATTCAatgagaatgatggaaaagagagaaagctaatatcaaatttcttcaactggtttttgTACAGCATAAGCATTGCACTTGTATTAGCTTTCTTTCTATCATATACACTATATGCAAAATTAACTCGTTGTCTCAGATCAAATAATAGTTTGTTTGCATGA